From the Anaerolineales bacterium genome, the window CCTGCGATGGATCCAGCCGACCGTTCCGAAAACCATCTCGCTTTTAAGGGGCGAGGCGCTGATCCTGCAGGTGGAGGCCGCGGACAACTTGGAGGTCGAGCGGGTGGATTTTTATCTGGATGGGGCGGTCCGCACCCGATTGGAGGTGGGGCCTTATTCCGTCCGCTGGCGGGATTTATCATCTGGAACCCATAAAGTTAAGGTATGCGGAAAAGACCGGTCCGGGAATGAAACTTGCACCCAAGAGATTGAGGTGAAAGTAGGATTGAAACCGGACGGTGGTTCGCTCTAAAATACTCCGGGAAAGGCGGAAATATGATAAAAAATATCCGAATAATAGGGGTGACGCTTCTGATTGGTTTGGCGACGACCGGATGCGGCGGGGTCCAGCCACCGTCGCAGATGAACCAGGCGACAGCGCATATCCTGACTCTATACGCCGTCCTGACCGACAGTGCGCCGGTCCAAAACACCACGCCTACCAACCCGATTGTGCTTCCCACGGCCACTCCGGGGATCCCAACCGAGACCCTCACGCCCGCTCCCACCAACACCGCCGAATTGCCTTCGGTGACCCCGACGTCGTCGCAGCTGCCGACGCCCTGCTACCGGGCTTACTTCGTGAAGGACATGACGGTTCCGGACGAGACCAAGATGGATCCGGGCGAGACGTTTGTGAAAACGTGGCGCCTGAGGAACTCCGGGACCTGCAACTGGTCGGCCGGGATCCAGGTGGTGTTCCTTTCGGGGAACAAGATGGGGGCTCCCGAATCTCAGGAGATCGGCGAAGCGGTAGCGGTCGGCGCGGAGGTGGATATTTCTTTGACGATGAAGGCGCCGAACGATGCGGGAAAATACGAGGGCTACTGGATGCTCAAGGTGCCCAACGGCGGCCGGTTCGGAACCGGCGACAACGGCGACCAATCCTTTTGGGTGATCATCGTCGTCGCCAAGAGCGGCACGCCGTCCGCGACCAAGACGGTCGGAACTCCGCCGCCCACGAAGACGCCGACCCGGACGGCCACGCCCACCTTCACGCCCACCGGTTCGCCGACCCTGACCCCGACACCAACGGCGACCTGTCCGGGGGGGTATCCGGTTTGCTGATATCCATCGAATCCGAATGGATTTCAAGACGCCCGAAAGGGCGTCTTTTTTTATCCGCTTGCGCTTCTCCGCGTCCTCGGCTGCTTTCGAAGTGTTCCCTTCCTCCGGACAGAATATGTCCAGCGCATCCGGCAGAAACAATCGGCTGGGAGGGAGCCGGAGGCGAGTTGTGGTTCCTCGGAGAAGATGCCTGTCCGCTCCCGGGTTATAATGCGCGGGCGTAATGGACAAGGGGGGAGATGGTGCAGCCGCGGGAGCACCGCGGCGCCTACGCCCCCTCACGATGGAGTCGATCGGCATGGCGGAATCGCAGCCGTCGGACGGCGTCAGCTTGCGCTGGAACCGAACCTCATATTTTCTCCTCAGCATGTTCCTGGCGCTGATCGCCCTGATCATCGCCGTCTGGTGGCCGCTGGCGGAGGCGTACCTCGGATCGATCAACCCCGATTTTCCGATCTGGGCCCAGGTGGATTGGCTGCTGATCGGAATCTTCCTGGTGATGTCGGTTTTGATCATGTCGGGCGCGGATCTGCGGGTCGACGCTTGGACCGCGTTCGTGGCAGCGGTCGGCGGCCTGACGATCGAAGCCTGGGGAACCCAGACCCTGCTGTGGACTTACTATACGGACGAACGGCCGCCGCTGTGGATCGTCCCCGCCTGGCCGATCGCGACCCTGGCGATCGACCGCATCTGCCGCCTTCTCGGGGGGCTTTACCGGCGGGTGCCTGAACGGTGGACCGCGCGCCTGTTTTGGATCGTGTTCGGCGGCTTCTACCTGCTGATGGTCTACTACGTCCGGGGAACCTTCGACAAGCCGTTCACCCTCGCCGCGCTGCTGTTGTGCGCCCTGATCATAATCTCTCCGGGCGACAAGCGCGCCGCGCTGTTGTTGTTCGCGGGCGGGGCCGGGCTGGGGTATTTCCTCGAGTTGTGGGGGACGACCCGCGAGTGCTGGACCTACTACACCCGGGAGACTCCCCCGCTGTTCGCCGTGCTGGCGCACGGGATGGCGGCCACCGCGTTTTGGCGGGCCGGAGCGATTTTGAAATTGTTCTATCAAAAAGCGAGGGAGGTGCGGATCCTGCGCGGATTGCCGACTCCTTCGGAGGCGCAGGAAGGACCGGAGATCACGAGCATGGCGAAAACTCAATCGTAGGAAGGCCGGATCCGCCGGCTTACAAAAAAACCATCAAGGGGGAGACGATGAACCCAACTGAGAATACTCTATCGACGCCGGTTTTTTACGTCAGGGCGGCCGTCGGCGGCTGGAAGCACCTGTTCGCCAACGAGGCCTGCGCGCGGATCGTTTTCGATTCGCTGGCGCACCTGGGGCGCACGCGGAAGCTTCTGCTGTACGCGTTCGTCCTGCTGCCTTCGCACCTGAACCTGCTTTGCCGCCCGCAGTCAGGGGATCTCCGCCGGGTCCTCGAAGGATTTGCGGATTTCACCGCCGCGCGGATGGTTTCGGCGCTGCGCCGGCGGGGACGGCATCCGCTGATGCACTACCTCCACGCACGGTCGGAGAACGTCAAACACGGAGCGCCGATTTGGGGGGATCTGCGGGTCGAGGAGATCTCCTCCAGGAACCGGCTGGCGTCGGTGTTGGATTTTCTGCACGACAAGCCGCTGTCCGCGGAGTGGCGCCTGGCGGCCAAGCGCTCCGAGTATGTGTATTCCAGCGCGTGTTTCTACGATCTGGGGCGCGAGCCGATCGTCCCCGTGGCGGACGCGCGGATCGAACTGGCGGAATAAGCCGCCCCGGCACAGAGGCAACCGTTCCCTCGGACCGCCGGGCGGTTCAAGAGACTGCCCGCACAACGCGTCCTCCGGAGAGGCCTTCATGCCCCCGGGAATCGGTCGGCCGCGAAAGAGGATGCCGTACTGCCCGGAAGCACCCAGTTCGGCGGCGTACTCCGCTCTGCTCCTGGTATACAATGGATTCCATGATTGCCTTTGCGAATCCGCAACTGCGTTTTTTCTTTGATCCGCAAACCGGAACTTGGGGGCTTGTTTTCCCGGAAGCTGAGGCGGCCGCCCTCGAAGGCGCGCGCATGACCGTAGCCTACCGCGAGGGGGCGCGCCGGACCGAGTGGATATGCGGGCCGGTTCGATGCCGGCCGGCGAAGACGCGCCGCGACCCGTTTCATGGCCCGTGCCGCCTGCTTGCGGCGGAGGCGGACGCCGACGGCGGGCTAACCGTGCGGATGGAGTGGGCGTTGCCCGCCGCCCGCCCGTTCCTGCTTTGGCGGATGATCCTGACCAATCGAGGAACCCGGCCGCTGAGGATCGATTCGATCGGCCTGTGCCGGGCCGGACCGCGGTTCGCGGCGGAGGGCGGCGTGCGCCTGCCGATGGATCCGGCGCGGCGGACGATGTTCGTCAACGGCTGGCAGACGTGGAGCTTCGCCGGCGGACGGCGCGGCCGCGACCGCCAGCCGACCCACAAGCTGGGTCCGATCAACGCGTCGATGCACATCGGCACGGACGTCCAAACCTCCCGGCGGCCGGGCCATTTCGTCTCCGACATGTTCGCCGCCCTCGGCGGCGAATCCGGCGGGGAATTGCTCGTGGCGGGATTCCTGGCCCAGCGCGAACAATTCGGAATCGTGGAAACCTGGCTCGGCGACGGGATCCTTTCACTGCGGATCGAGGCCGACGCCGACGGCGTGCGGCTCGATCCGGAGAAGTCGCTCGCCACCGACCGGGCATTCCTTGCGCTTGGCCGGAAAGCCTCCGCGGCGGAATATTTCGATGCGGCGGCGCGCGAAAACCGGGCCCGCACCCGCCGCGCCGCGCCCGATGGATGGGGTTCTTGGTACTACTATTATTCGCAGGTCCGCCAAACCGATCTGGAAACGAACACCGATGCGGCCAAAGCGCTGAGGCCGAAGCTTCCTTTGGAATTGATCCAGCTGGACGACGGTTTCCAGGCGGACGTCGGCGACTGGTTCGAACGCAACGAAAAATTCCCATCCCCGATGCCGGAGCTTTCAGCCCGCATCCGCAAGGCCGGTTTCCTCCCGGGCATCTGGCTTGCTCCGTTCATTCTGCGCATGGATTCGCGCACCGCCCGGGAGCATCCGGACTGGGTGGCCCCGGGATCGGGCGGGGTGATGTCGAACGTCGCCGTCGGCGCCGTCCGGCGGACGCGCTCGCTCGACGTCACCCGGCCGGAGGTGTTGGCCCATATCCGGCGGCTGATCCGAACCGCCGTAATCGAATGGAAATTTCACTTCTTGAAATTGGATTTTCTGTACCACCCGGCGGCGAAGGGCACGCGGTACGCCGACCCGACCGCCACCCGGGCCCAGGCGCTGCGCCGGGCTTTGGAAGCGGTCCGCGGGGCGGCCGGGGAGAAAGCCTTCCTCCTCGGATGCGGCTGTCCGCTCGGCTCGGGGATCGGCGTCTTCGACGCGATGCGCATCGGACCGGACGTCGATTCGGTCTGGAAACCGCACCTCTTCCATCAAGTTTGGGCCGGCCTCGGCGATCCGACCGTCCCCTCGGCTTGGAACGCGGTGCGCAATGCGTTCGCCCGCGCGCCGCTGCACCGCCGCTGGTGGTGGAACGATCCGGATTGCCTGCTCGCGCGCGACTCGGAGACGACCCTGACCCGCGACGAACGGCGGACCCTCGCCGCGGCGATCGCCCTTTCGGGCGGGATGATCCTGCTGTCGGACGACCTTTCCAAGCTTTCACCGGATGCCGTGCGGCTGGCGCAGATGCTTTTCCCGCCGCTGCACCGCGCCGCGGATCTGCCCGGCTGGCGCGGCGAGGAAGCGTCTTCGCTGGCGGTTTTGCCGATGCGCGGGCCGCAGGGAGCATGGTGGGTGATCGGCATCTTCAATTGGGGCGACCTCCCGGCGGACCGGTCCGTCGACCTGCGGGAGTTGACCGGCGTCCGCGGGGATGCCCGGGCCTTCTCGCTTTGGGACGAACGGATGATCGAAACAGCGGGAGGAATCCTGGACTGCGGAACAATCCAACCGCACGGGTCGATCCTCTTGGCGGCGCGGATGAAATCAAAGGGAGTCCAGTATGCCGGATCGAACCTGCATTTCAGCCAGGGAATGGAAGTGGCGGAGTGGAGGAAATCCCGCCTTTCGCTGCGGGCGGTTTTAAATTTGGGGCGGGAGGCCGAAGGCGCCGTCTGGATCGCCTTGCCCGCCCGTCCAACCGCCGTTCGGTGGAACGGCAAACCGGCGTCCTTCGAACAGGCGGGGGAGGATATCTGGAAGATCCCCCTGCGGCTGGCTGGAAAAGGTGCGGTTGAGATCCGTTGGAACCCGGGCGGCCGGAGGTGAGGGAACGGCTTTGCGGTCCGGCGCCGATGGGAACGGGGTTGTGGAGGGTTTTTCCGGACGAGGGGGGCGTGCCGCGCGAAAGCCTATCCGCCGGGCGTCGGGGATTCCCGGCCGTCGGACACCAAGATCGAAACGAAAACGAAATCCCCGAAATTCTCGCCGGTGTTGCTCCTCAACCTCCACCACCCGCCGTACCAGCCGTTTTCCATGGGCGCCGTCATTTGGACCGTGACGTCGATGGTATAGCCCGGACTGACGGGCTTGGATAAATGCGACTCGGCTCCCATCATCCGTTCGCCGTGGGAGAAACCGAGGACGTAGCCGGTCGTCCACGCGCATACGCCGATGTTCTTCAAGCGCCAGGTCTTTTCGAACGTCTGCCCGGGCGCGAGGATCGTGCCGTCGGGGACGGTCATGTCTTCGATGAACAGCGAGTCGTTGCACCGGACGTCGGAGGAACCCGCGGCGGGCGGCGGGGTGGCGGCGCCGGCTTCCCCGGAGTCGGGCGTCAACGTGGCCGGGCCGGCGGCTTCCTCCGAAGGCTCGGGAGCGGACTCGGTCGACGGATCCGCATCTTCGCCGGAAGGTTCCGCTTCGGCCGGGGCGGTTTCCATGGTCGGCGTGGGGGCGGTTGTGGCTTCCGGGGGAAGAGCGAACGCGGTCAGGGTCGGCGTGAAGGTTGCGGAGTATTCGCCGGCCGGGGCGCCGGAGCCGCAGGCGCTTGCGGCCAGCGCCAGGATCAGAACACAGAAGACGCGTGGACAGGTGCGGGACATGGATCGCCCTCCCTTCCAACTATCCATGATTTCATTCTACCACTCAACCCGAGCGATGTTTTCCCGCGAGGGCCGCACCAACCGTTTTCCGTGGAGCATGCGCTCCGGAAGCGCGATTGATATAATCGTCTGGGACATCGTCGAACGGCCGGCCGGGATCCCGGACGGCGCGGATCCGGCGGCGGGGAAGCCGGCGCTTCCAACGAGGAGGGAGCGATGAAGGTCAAAGAATGGCTGCTTTCGGTTCCGGGCGTTTTCATTGCCGCGGCGGCGCTCACGCTGATCGTCCTGGCCGAGAGCATGTTTCCGGCTTGGTCTCCGTACTTCATGGTGTACGCCGCCCTGGCCATCATCCTCCCCCTGGTGCTTGGCACCTATCCGTTTGGATCCTTCGCGGAAGTGATCCGCAAGCATTGGCGGCTCACCCTCGGGGTGTTCCTGGCGGCCGTGATTGTGGATCAGGGGCTGGCCGGATGGGCGTATCAGCGCATCCTGGATTCCTTCGGCGT encodes:
- a CDS encoding alpha-galactosidase, producing MIAFANPQLRFFFDPQTGTWGLVFPEAEAAALEGARMTVAYREGARRTEWICGPVRCRPAKTRRDPFHGPCRLLAAEADADGGLTVRMEWALPAARPFLLWRMILTNRGTRPLRIDSIGLCRAGPRFAAEGGVRLPMDPARRTMFVNGWQTWSFAGGRRGRDRQPTHKLGPINASMHIGTDVQTSRRPGHFVSDMFAALGGESGGELLVAGFLAQREQFGIVETWLGDGILSLRIEADADGVRLDPEKSLATDRAFLALGRKASAAEYFDAAARENRARTRRAAPDGWGSWYYYYSQVRQTDLETNTDAAKALRPKLPLELIQLDDGFQADVGDWFERNEKFPSPMPELSARIRKAGFLPGIWLAPFILRMDSRTAREHPDWVAPGSGGVMSNVAVGAVRRTRSLDVTRPEVLAHIRRLIRTAVIEWKFHFLKLDFLYHPAAKGTRYADPTATRAQALRRALEAVRGAAGEKAFLLGCGCPLGSGIGVFDAMRIGPDVDSVWKPHLFHQVWAGLGDPTVPSAWNAVRNAFARAPLHRRWWWNDPDCLLARDSETTLTRDERRTLAAAIALSGGMILLSDDLSKLSPDAVRLAQMLFPPLHRAADLPGWRGEEASSLAVLPMRGPQGAWWVIGIFNWGDLPADRSVDLRELTGVRGDARAFSLWDERMIETAGGILDCGTIQPHGSILLAARMKSKGVQYAGSNLHFSQGMEVAEWRKSRLSLRAVLNLGREAEGAVWIALPARPTAVRWNGKPASFEQAGEDIWKIPLRLAGKGAVEIRWNPGGRR